A section of the Triticum dicoccoides isolate Atlit2015 ecotype Zavitan chromosome 7A, WEW_v2.0, whole genome shotgun sequence genome encodes:
- the LOC119331934 gene encoding uncharacterized protein YwbO-like: MPSRLLPIRAPFLTKPTALRFAKHMASNTGKKLIQIDVSSDTVCPWCFVGKKNLEKAMEQTMDKFDFEVRWHPFFLNPDAPKEGVKKSDFYKTKFGPVQFERATARMREMFRGLGFEYDMSGLTGNTMDSHRLITLAGHQGYDKQNALVDELFVSYFCQGKYIGDRQVLMDAARKVGIEGAEELLLDPSKGVDEVKEELNKYSSGISGVPHFVINGKYQLSGGQPPNIFMRAFETAAKDAAE, translated from the exons ATGCCAAGTCGCCTCCTCCCCATCCGCGCCCCCTTCCTCACCAAGCCCACAGCTCTCAG ATTTGCTAAACATATGGCTTCAAATACTGGCAAGAAGCTCATTCAGATCGATGTGAGCTCGGATACAGTGTGCCCTTGGTGCTTTGTTGGGAAAAAGAATCTTGAGAAAGCTATGGAACAAACCATGGACAAGTTCGATTTCGAG GTTCGTTGGCATCCATTTTTTCTGAACCCTGATGCACCTAAGGAAGGTGTCAAGAAATCTGATTTCTACAAGACCAAGTTTGGCCCTGTGCAGTTTGAGCGTGCAACTGCTCGCATGAGAGAG ATGTTCCGAGGACTTGGCTTTGAATATGACATGTCAGGACTCAC CGGGAATACAATGGACAGCCATAGGCTCATAACACTTGCCGGACACCAAGGCTACGATAAACAAAATGCTCTTGTAGATGAATTATTCGTCAGTTATTTTTGCCAAGGAAAATATATTGGTGATAG GCAAGTTCTTATGGATGCTGCAAGAAAGGTGGGCATAGAAGGAGCAGAAGAACTTCTGCTGGACCCTAGCAAAGGAGTCGATGAG GTTAAGGAAGAACTCAACAAGTACTCTTCTGGCATTTCTGGAGTCCCTCACTTTGTG ATCAATGGAAAATATCAACTCAGTGGTGGTCAGCCTCCAAACATATTCATGAGGGCGTTCGAGACTGCTGCCAAAGATGCAGCTGAATGA
- the LOC119334306 gene encoding transcription termination factor MTEF18, mitochondrial-like, which translates to MLAEHMSKNSPAFLARLLANADAGGGADVRLSVSRFLQYHPINEFEPFFESIGLRPSELGKFLPSDLIYLKDAVELLENYQVLCDYGVPRTKIGKVYKEANEVFGYGHSVLFSKLQEYEQLGLSKSTITKLVVCCPKLLIGEANLEFLHVLDKLKASGIMLGWFRGGLSDESTHNWRRTLKMLEFLDMMGSNNKTLLVRLIKEHPRFVFGESGKKLYLLVSMLCKFGIQIDSMLQLFVQCPWVLNMKFPKNLQKSVDFLTQIGMEAFDIARVVSSCPEILGASSCQSAAIVLSTMNLSAARLCNIIKDDPMQFGTLVSKKKIAAVTKIDSFYLGEKAEFLLKIGFIENSDDMVKAMSHFRGRGDQLQERLDCLVDAGLDYEDACSMIKVAPFILNMSVSMIKKKISYILNDIGYTLESIVAFPAIFGYSLEKMKLRFMMYKWLTENGVKIKPTNKNKVNKSMVALSTIMACSDVRFVKQFVNFHPGGLDQWQRLKNCSTIQ; encoded by the coding sequence ATGCTCGCCGAGCACATGAGCAAGAACTCTCCGGCGTTCCTCGCCCGCCTCCTTGCCAACGCagacgccggcggcggcgccgatgTGAGATTGTCAGTCTCCAGGTTCCTCCAATACCACCCCATCAATGAGTTTGAGCCGTTCTTCGAGAGCATTGGGCTCAGGCCGTCAGAGTTGGGGAAGTTCTTGCCAAGTGATTTGATATACCTGAAGGATGCTGTTGAATTGCTGGAGAATTACCAAGTACTCTGTGATTATGGCGTGCCACGGACCAAGATTGGTAAGGTGTACAAGGAGGCCAATGAGGTGTTTGGCTATGGGCACAGTGTGTTATTCTCGAAATTGCAAGAATATGAGCAGCTTGGATTGAGCAAATCAACAATCACCAAGCTTGTAGTGTGTTGCCCCAAACTCCTTATTGGTGAAGCCAACCTTGAGTTTCTGCATGTTTTGGATAAGCTGAAAGCCTCTGGTATTATGCTCGGATGGTTTAGAGGGGGTTTGTCAGATGAGAGCACGCACAACTGGAGACGAACTCTTAAAATGCTTGAATTTCTTGATATGATGGGTTCCAACAACAAGACTCTGCTGGTAAGGCTGATCAAAGAACATCCAAGATTTGTGTTTGGCGAATCTGGTAAGAAGTTGTATCTTCTTGTGAGCATGCTGTGTAAATTTGGCATTCAGATAGATAGCATGCTACAGCTGTTCGTGCAGTGCCCATGGGTTCTAAACATGAAATTTCCAAAGAATCTGCAGAAGTCAGTGGATTTTTTGACTCAGATAGGAATGGAGGCATTCGACATTGCTCGGGTTGTCTCATCATGCCCTGAAATTCTTGGTGCTAGTTCTTGTCAGAGTGCTGCTATTGTGTTGTCTACCATGAACCTGTCTGCTGCGAGGTTATGTAATATCATAAAAGATGACCCTATGCAGTTTGGTACTTTGGTATCAAAGAAAAAAATTGCAGCTGTGACAAAGATAGACAGTTTTTATCTTGGAGAGAAGGCTGAATTTTTGCTGAAGATCGGCTTCATTGAGAACTCTGACGACATGGTGAAGGCAATGTCCCATTTTCGTGGCCGCGGTGACCAGCTTCAAGAGAGGCTAGATTGCTTGGTCGATGCTGGATTGGACTATGAGGATGCCTGCAGCATGATCAAAGTGGCCCCATTTATACTGAACATGTCAGTGAGTATGATCAAGAAAAAGATCAGCTACATTCTGAATGACATTGGATACACTCTTGAATCTATTGTTGCTTTTCCTGCGATTTTCGGGTACAGTTTGGAGAAGATGAAGCTGAGATTCATGATGTACAAGTGGCTCACCGAAAATGGTGTCAAGATCAAACCAACAAACAAGAACAAGGTAAACAAGTCCATGGTAGCCTTGAGCACCATCATGGCATGCTCAGATGTCAGGTTTGTGAAGCAATTTGTGAATTTTCACCCTGGTGGACTGGATCAATGGCAAAGGTTGAAGAATTGTTCAACTATTCAGTAG